In the Planctomicrobium piriforme genome, TGATCAGAAAGCACTCCTCCCCTGACCCGACATGCTCAGGCAGGGTGCCGTAGGCGAAACCGAATCGTCGTCGCGGGGCAGGTTCGTCAATGAGATGAATGATGCGGCAGGCGTTGAGCCACCAGACCCCCAGCACGGTCGCGAGAACGCCGACTGTCTGGCCGGGCTGTAATGGGGTGTCCGGCGGGACTGCGGAAACCCAACCGATGTTGAACTGCTCCCAGTGTTCGAGCGCCTGTTTCGCGGAGAGAAAAACTGCCTCGCCTTCCCCCAGTTTGATCCGCGTGTGATCGAGAATGTAGCCCGGCGGCGCGGCGGTGGCAGTGGCCCCGACTTCAGGATAGGTGAAGTCAAATACGGACTGCGCCGCCAGAAACTGACGCACAAACTCCAGATTCGGTTTCCGCAGCAGGAGCATCTGTTCCTTTGGAGTTCGGCAGGGGCGGGAGATTTTGAGAATGCACTCTTTTCACAACAGTCTACAAATGCATGTTAGACTGAAGTCTGGAAACGGTATCCGGATTTGGAGCCGATTCCTAACCGGGAGGAATGAACGCTTTGATTCCAAGCTTCGAAAACTCGGGCGCGACCGGTGATTTGCCTGTCATTCTGCTGACTGGGGCGTCGGGCTATGTCGGCGGGCGGCTGCTGCCGGAACTGCTCAAACAGCCGATTCGCGTTCGCTGCCTGGCGCGAGATTCGGTGCGACTTCGCAGTCGAATTCCGGAAAACGTAGAACTGGTCCAGGGAGATGTTCTCGACGCGGCATCACTGACTGCGGCGCTCGCTGGCGTCGACACGGCGTACTATCTCGTCCACTTGATGTCTGGTTCTGAGTCCAAAAACTTCGAGCAGCAGGATCGTCAGGCGGCCGAGAATTTTGCTAAGGCCGCTTCTGCGGCTGGCGTACATCGCATCATTTATCTTGGCGGGTTGGGGGACGACAGCGACCCGAAGCTCTCGCCGCATCTGCGGAGCCGTCATGAGGTGGGACAGATTCTGCGAGAGTCCGGCGTCGAGACGATCGAGTTTCGGGCATCGCTGGTGATCGGCGCCGGCAGCCTGTCGTTTGATCTGGTGCAGTCGCTTACCGACCGCCTGCCGGTGATGCTCTGCCCGAAGTGGCTGACGACTCCGACGCAGCCGATTGCCGTGGACGATGTGCTGGCGTATCTGCTGGCGGCGAAAGAGCTGCCTGCTGGCAAAAGCAGGATCGTGGAGATTGGCGGCGAAGATGTGGTGACGTATGAAGACCTGATTCATGAGTACGCGGCTCAGAAGGGTCTGCGACGCTGGCTGATTTCCGTGCCGGTGCTCACGCCCTGGCTGTCGAGCCTGTGGCTGGCGCTGGTGACCCCGAGCAGCTTCGAAGTGGGCCGGCACTTGATCGAGGGGCTTAAGAATCCGACGGTCGTTCGCGATCCGCTTGCGAAAACGCTTTTTCCGATCAAGCCAATGGGGGTGGCAGAGTCGATGCGAATCGCCTTGCTGCCGCGCGAGCCGACAGCAACGTCAGAAAATCAGCCCCACCCTCAGCACGCCGCTGGCTGAAAGTTCTCCGTAACCGAGTTCGCGAAAGCTCAGTTCGCGATCGTAGACATAGCCCCCTTCAATGAAGGCGGCCTTGCGTCCGGCGAGAATCCGTTCGTAACCGAACAGCACTTTCTGATCGTAGTAGGTGACGACGTCGTTGAGGCCGTAGCTGTGCTGCATGGCCCATGAGCCGCCGCCGAGAAAGTCTTGTGCGATGTAGATCCAGTGTTCGAGATCGCCGTCGACCTTGCAGCGGTAGGCGACCTTCATCCGGGGATAGAGCAGTTCGAGACGCATCTGATCTTCTGGTTTTCCGACAATGAACCCGGCGACGACCGCGGTCGAGACGTCGTCGCGGTCCAGGTACAAAACGCCCCCGGCCAGCTTCACATGTTCAGACCATTGATAGAACGCAATCGCACGGGAGGGAATGCGAAAGGCCCCGCTCGAGGTGTTGTAGAAGTCGGTGAACATGCTGGGAGCAACGCTTCCGAGGAGTTCCCAGCGCTCGCCAATCGGCAGTCGCAACGTGGTCTCGATGCCAAAATCGTAGAGCTGCGGCGAGATGTCGGTGAGGTTCAAAGACGTATTCGGGATCGGGACGTAAGGGTCGTCGCCCACGAGATGGAA is a window encoding:
- a CDS encoding DUF1990 family protein encodes the protein MLLLRKPNLEFVRQFLAAQSVFDFTYPEVGATATAAPPGYILDHTRIKLGEGEAVFLSAKQALEHWEQFNIGWVSAVPPDTPLQPGQTVGVLATVLGVWWLNACRIIHLIDEPAPRRRFGFAYGTLPEHVGSGEECFLITWDQNDNSVWYEIVAFSRPRQWLMRLGYPFARTRQKRFGRDSAAAMLRKVKGS
- a CDS encoding NAD(P)H-binding protein; protein product: MNALIPSFENSGATGDLPVILLTGASGYVGGRLLPELLKQPIRVRCLARDSVRLRSRIPENVELVQGDVLDAASLTAALAGVDTAYYLVHLMSGSESKNFEQQDRQAAENFAKAASAAGVHRIIYLGGLGDDSDPKLSPHLRSRHEVGQILRESGVETIEFRASLVIGAGSLSFDLVQSLTDRLPVMLCPKWLTTPTQPIAVDDVLAYLLAAKELPAGKSRIVEIGGEDVVTYEDLIHEYAAQKGLRRWLISVPVLTPWLSSLWLALVTPSSFEVGRHLIEGLKNPTVVRDPLAKTLFPIKPMGVAESMRIALLPREPTATSENQPHPQHAAG